One region of Niallia sp. Man26 genomic DNA includes:
- a CDS encoding alpha-L-rhamnosidase has product MTHLKAASLTTEYRTNPLGIDCKKPRLSWKIISDERGTLQQSYQIQVSEHPTFDTLLWNTGIIHSQASLHLPYEGPDLKERTRYFYRVKVWDNKSRESAWSETAWWETALFAEYDWKAQWITPDEEVIDRLSEPAFCLRKEFQLQNDIVSARIYGTGLGLYELYVNGERVGDELFAPGWTSYHKRLQYQTYDITSQLQSGPNAFGIMLADGWYKGNMTWENKRHIYGDRRAAFFELHVRYNDGTEDIIVTDPSWKAALGPVVYSEIYQGEKYDARLEEGFSLPDFDDSSWSLVQEQQMPVGQLIAQENWQTKVTEVIKPIAVFTTPSGETVIDMGQNMVGRIRFFVKADKGTKIILKHAEVLDKDGNIYFGNLRKADQQVEYIAKGIGLENYAPHFSFQGFRYVRVEGYPNQENGLSLEHFVGEVIHTDMEPTGEFECSNPLVNKLQENIKWGQRGNFLDVPTDCPQRDERLGWTGDAQVFIQTALFNYHGGPFFTKWLRDLKAEQHPDGGVPFVIPAVVGGANAAAWGDAATIIPWEVYKAYGDKRLLAEQYDSMKAWVEYMRRQGENEYLWIVGFNFGDWLALDAPSGSYSGATPKDFIATAFYAHSTRILRDAAKVLGKWEDAKSYGLLLENIIEAFNHEFVSKSGRLVSPTQTAHVLALTFDLVDGGVKKRTAHELNELIINNNYHLTTGFVGTPYLCFALSKAGHHETAVKLLLQEGYPSWLYSVKKGATTIWEHWDGIKEDGSFWSDDMNSFNHYAYGAIGDWMYRKVAGLDMDEELPAYKRIRIQPAFAGIHLTYAKAAFESMYGRIQSAWSITADKIELKVEIPANTTAEIVLPFAQTANVSEGGNPLAQANGIYTYKEKDDTVTLTIGSGSYHFQYDNKNGLMVEFTKNSRLIDVLAHQSSAAILDKHAPWIAKPPGIFAMRTKTLQELAEFPEANLTKNQVDALIEELNTIEWKAELVK; this is encoded by the coding sequence ATGACACACTTAAAAGCAGCATCCTTAACAACTGAGTACCGAACAAATCCACTCGGCATTGATTGTAAAAAACCACGGTTAAGCTGGAAAATCATTTCCGATGAAAGAGGAACATTGCAGCAATCCTACCAAATTCAAGTTTCTGAACATCCTACTTTTGATACATTACTGTGGAATACAGGCATCATTCACTCACAAGCGTCCTTGCATCTTCCATATGAAGGTCCAGATCTAAAAGAAAGAACTAGATATTTTTACAGAGTGAAAGTCTGGGATAATAAAAGCCGCGAATCCGCTTGGAGTGAAACAGCTTGGTGGGAGACTGCTTTGTTTGCCGAATATGACTGGAAAGCACAATGGATTACACCAGATGAAGAAGTGATAGACCGTTTGAGTGAGCCGGCTTTTTGTCTAAGAAAAGAATTTCAGCTGCAAAACGACATTGTATCTGCCCGCATATATGGCACAGGCTTAGGTCTGTATGAGCTGTATGTAAATGGAGAGCGTGTCGGTGATGAGCTGTTTGCTCCCGGCTGGACCAGCTATCACAAACGTCTTCAATATCAGACATATGATATCACATCCCAACTTCAATCGGGACCGAACGCCTTTGGCATCATGCTTGCAGACGGCTGGTATAAAGGGAATATGACATGGGAAAACAAGCGTCATATATACGGCGACAGGCGAGCAGCATTTTTTGAGCTGCATGTAAGATACAATGATGGCACGGAAGATATTATTGTGACAGATCCATCATGGAAAGCAGCATTAGGGCCTGTTGTATATTCAGAGATTTATCAAGGAGAAAAATATGATGCAAGACTTGAGGAGGGTTTCAGTCTGCCTGACTTTGATGACAGCAGCTGGTCTTTAGTGCAAGAACAACAAATGCCTGTAGGTCAGCTGATTGCACAAGAAAATTGGCAGACAAAAGTGACCGAGGTTATTAAGCCTATTGCGGTATTTACGACTCCTTCAGGAGAGACGGTAATCGATATGGGGCAGAACATGGTCGGCAGAATTCGCTTTTTTGTTAAGGCTGATAAAGGAACGAAGATTATTTTAAAGCATGCAGAGGTGCTGGATAAGGACGGAAACATATACTTCGGCAATTTGCGCAAGGCAGACCAGCAAGTAGAATATATTGCAAAAGGAATCGGGCTGGAAAACTATGCTCCGCACTTTTCTTTCCAAGGTTTTCGATATGTGAGGGTGGAAGGGTATCCGAACCAGGAAAACGGGCTTTCTCTCGAGCACTTTGTAGGCGAAGTCATCCATACAGATATGGAGCCGACTGGAGAGTTTGAATGCTCCAACCCGCTTGTAAACAAGCTTCAGGAAAATATTAAATGGGGGCAAAGAGGCAATTTTCTTGATGTGCCGACAGACTGCCCGCAGCGTGACGAGCGCCTTGGCTGGACTGGTGATGCACAAGTATTTATACAGACGGCTTTGTTCAATTATCATGGAGGTCCTTTTTTCACAAAGTGGCTTCGTGACCTCAAGGCAGAGCAGCATCCAGATGGAGGAGTTCCCTTTGTTATTCCAGCTGTAGTCGGCGGTGCCAATGCGGCAGCCTGGGGTGATGCAGCAACAATTATTCCATGGGAGGTTTACAAAGCATACGGAGATAAGCGGTTGTTAGCAGAGCAATATGACAGCATGAAGGCATGGGTTGAGTATATGCGCAGACAAGGGGAAAATGAGTACCTCTGGATTGTCGGCTTCAATTTCGGTGATTGGCTTGCCCTTGATGCACCGTCAGGCAGCTACAGCGGTGCCACACCAAAGGACTTTATTGCAACAGCTTTTTATGCACACTCCACGAGAATTCTGCGTGATGCTGCTAAAGTGCTTGGCAAATGGGAAGATGCTAAAAGTTATGGTTTGCTGCTTGAAAATATAATAGAAGCATTCAATCATGAATTTGTCTCTAAATCTGGCAGGCTAGTGTCACCGACGCAAACCGCCCATGTTCTGGCATTGACTTTCGATCTCGTCGATGGAGGCGTAAAAAAGCGCACAGCACATGAATTAAACGAGCTCATTATTAACAATAATTATCATTTGACAACAGGGTTTGTCGGAACTCCGTATTTATGCTTTGCTCTTTCAAAAGCAGGTCATCACGAAACAGCTGTTAAACTATTGCTGCAAGAGGGCTATCCTTCCTGGCTTTATTCTGTCAAAAAAGGGGCTACAACCATATGGGAGCACTGGGATGGAATTAAAGAGGATGGTTCGTTTTGGAGCGATGATATGAATTCCTTTAATCATTATGCTTACGGCGCAATCGGGGATTGGATGTACAGAAAAGTTGCAGGCCTTGATATGGATGAAGAGCTGCCAGCCTACAAACGAATCCGCATACAGCCAGCATTTGCCGGAATTCACTTAACCTATGCAAAAGCTGCTTTTGAGTCGATGTATGGCAGAATCCAATCCGCTTGGAGCATAACAGCAGACAAGATTGAACTGAAAGTAGAGATCCCAGCAAATACAACAGCAGAAATTGTCTTGCCGTTTGCACAAACAGCGAATGTGTCAGAAGGCGGCAACCCGCTTGCACAAGCAAATGGAATTTATACGTATAAGGAAAAGGATGATACAGTCACGTTAACCATCGGATCTGGCAGCTATCATTTCCAATATGATAACAAGAACGGATTAATGGTTGAATTTACGAAGAACTCACGATTGATTGATGTGCTAGCACATCAATCATCAGCAGCTATTCTCGATAAGCATGCACCATGGATTGCTAAGCCGCCAGGCATTTTTGCGATGAGAACAAAAACATTGCAGGAATTAGCAGAGTTTCCAGAAGCGAACCTGACAAAAAATCAAGTGGATGCTTTAATAGAAGAGCTTAACACCATTGAGTGGAAAGCAGAGTTAGTGAAATAA
- a CDS encoding GNAT family N-acetyltransferase codes for MKICRESYQENSDFLRKRVIEYNLSRLPDAVKHPVNKLCFTARDDNEKIVGGISGVIFWHHLQIESLWVDEKKRGEGYGSSLLKTIEESAIECKCTHIQLDTFSFQAPEFYRKHGYEIAGLISEHPTKESSQYILVKRLKRS; via the coding sequence ATGAAAATTTGCAGAGAATCTTATCAAGAAAATAGTGATTTTCTCCGAAAGAGGGTAATAGAATACAATCTTTCCCGCTTGCCAGATGCGGTAAAGCATCCAGTTAACAAACTCTGCTTTACTGCCAGAGATGATAACGAAAAAATCGTTGGCGGTATTTCGGGAGTGATTTTTTGGCATCATTTGCAAATCGAATCATTATGGGTGGATGAGAAAAAAAGAGGGGAGGGATATGGCAGCAGCCTGCTCAAAACAATCGAGGAAAGTGCTATTGAATGCAAATGCACCCATATTCAACTGGATACCTTCAGCTTCCAAGCCCCAGAATTTTACCGGAAACATGGCTATGAGATTGCTGGACTCATTAGTGAACATCCTACAAAGGAAAGCAGCCAGTATATTTTAGTAAAACGTTTAAAAAGATCTTAA
- a CDS encoding putative quinol monooxygenase, with product MENFGLLGKFTAREENRDMLAAILIEAASQMEAVEGCQLYTINLPETELDSVYVYEVWSSKAAHEASLSLEGVQTLINQAKPLITGMERMESFKQVWGKGTFR from the coding sequence ATGGAGAATTTTGGATTATTAGGAAAGTTTACGGCTAGGGAAGAGAATCGTGATATGCTTGCAGCCATTCTAATTGAAGCCGCATCGCAAATGGAGGCAGTTGAAGGCTGTCAACTGTATACGATTAATCTGCCAGAAACTGAACTTGATAGTGTGTATGTTTATGAGGTATGGAGCAGTAAAGCCGCCCACGAAGCTTCTTTATCCCTTGAAGGAGTGCAAACGCTAATTAATCAGGCGAAACCATTGATTACAGGGATGGAGAGAATGGAAAGCTTTAAGCAGGTGTGGGGCAAGGGAACATTCCGGTGA
- a CDS encoding AAA family ATPase: MKFVLIFGPQAVGKMTVGQELAAITGLKLFHNHMSIDLVSNFFGYGTKEGSRLVNLFRQEIFETVAKSDLPGLIFTYVWAFNLKEDWNYVEKISNIFKQQGGTVYYVELEADLDERLYRNKTPNRLEHKPTKRNIEWSESELKSSLEKYRLNSREGEIQKEEYLKINNTDKSPKDVAALIKDKFKL; the protein is encoded by the coding sequence ATGAAGTTTGTTCTTATATTTGGACCGCAGGCTGTTGGAAAGATGACGGTTGGCCAGGAGTTAGCCGCCATTACAGGTTTAAAGCTTTTTCACAATCATATGAGCATTGATTTAGTCAGTAATTTTTTCGGATATGGAACGAAAGAAGGAAGCAGGCTTGTAAATCTTTTTCGGCAGGAAATCTTTGAAACAGTCGCCAAAAGCGATTTACCTGGATTAATTTTCACCTATGTGTGGGCATTTAATTTGAAAGAAGATTGGAATTATGTTGAAAAAATCTCTAATATTTTTAAACAACAAGGCGGAACAGTCTATTACGTCGAATTAGAAGCAGATCTCGACGAACGGCTATACAGAAATAAAACTCCGAACAGATTAGAACATAAGCCAACAAAAAGAAATATTGAATGGTCGGAATCAGAGCTAAAAAGCTCTCTGGAAAAATATCGATTAAACTCCCGTGAAGGAGAGATACAAAAAGAAGAATATTTAAAAATAAACAATACAGATAAAAGCCCTAAAGACGTTGCTGCGTTGATTAAAGACAAATTCAAGCTGTAA
- a CDS encoding AraC family transcriptional regulator — protein sequence MVKFDSQLQVEAYHFDGIMQKFPNHFHEYYVIGFIENGQRKLTCKNKEFIINKGDMVIFNPLDNHACEQVDLNALDYRCLNINADIMKKVAKEIMGVDYLPYFTSPVLVQTSFAPLLKEVHEMIMSTNEELEKEESFYFLMEHLIKECSIKYEESTSTDERLHAVCRYMEKNYTEHLTLTDLAEVCDMNKYTLLRSFTRNFGITPYRYLQTIRINEAKKLLESGRKPIDVSMETGFADQSHFSNFFTEFIGLTPGQYREIYQHKKQA from the coding sequence ATGGTGAAATTTGATTCTCAGCTGCAGGTGGAAGCATACCATTTTGATGGGATCATGCAGAAATTCCCAAACCATTTCCATGAATATTATGTTATCGGCTTTATCGAAAATGGGCAAAGGAAACTCACTTGCAAAAATAAGGAATTTATTATTAACAAAGGAGATATGGTCATCTTTAATCCTCTTGATAATCATGCATGTGAACAAGTTGATCTTAATGCGTTAGATTACCGCTGCTTGAATATTAATGCTGATATTATGAAGAAAGTAGCTAAGGAAATTATGGGAGTAGATTATCTTCCTTACTTTACTTCACCTGTTCTGGTGCAAACAAGCTTTGCACCACTGTTAAAGGAAGTGCATGAGATGATTATGTCTACCAATGAAGAGCTGGAAAAGGAAGAAAGCTTTTATTTTTTAATGGAACATTTAATCAAAGAATGCAGCATTAAGTATGAAGAAAGTACATCAACAGATGAGCGTCTGCATGCAGTATGCCGCTATATGGAAAAAAACTATACAGAACATTTAACATTAACTGACTTAGCAGAGGTTTGTGATATGAACAAATATACGCTCTTGCGGTCGTTTACACGCAATTTTGGCATTACTCCATATAGATACTTACAAACTATTAGGATTAATGAGGCAAAAAAACTGCTTGAGAGCGGGCGTAAGCCAATAGATGTTTCAATGGAGACAGGGTTTGCAGACCAAAGCCACTTCAGCAATTTTTTCACTGAATTTATTGGTCTGACACCGGGCCAGTATCGGGAGATTTATCAACATAAGAAACAAGCATGA
- a CDS encoding DMT family transporter, with protein sequence MRNQTTNGHIAALVTIFIWGITFISTKVLLTGFTPTEILFFRFAIGFIMLLIIFPARMKVADRKHELLFICAGLCGVTLYYLLENIALTMTMASNVGVISGIVPFSTAVLTMLFLKDERLKGNFFVGFAMAMIGIFLISYNGKANFQLNPLGDMLAAVATFAWAAYSVLTKKISSYGYHPIQTTKRVFFYGLLLMVPTLFFFDFKLELARFANPIYLFNILFLGIGASAVCFVTWNTAVNILGAIKTSVYIYMVPVITVVVSMLVLHEQLTKLSALGILLTLAGLVVSEVKITIKKKRALGSSAVK encoded by the coding sequence ATGAGAAATCAAACTACAAATGGTCATATAGCAGCACTAGTGACTATTTTTATCTGGGGCATTACCTTTATTTCGACTAAAGTTTTACTGACAGGTTTTACACCGACTGAAATTTTGTTTTTTCGGTTTGCTATTGGCTTTATCATGCTGCTGATTATATTTCCAGCGAGGATGAAAGTAGCAGACAGAAAGCATGAGCTGTTATTTATCTGTGCCGGGTTATGTGGCGTTACCTTATATTATTTGTTGGAAAATATCGCTTTAACGATGACAATGGCCTCTAATGTGGGAGTTATCAGCGGAATTGTCCCGTTTTCAACAGCAGTTCTGACGATGCTGTTTTTGAAAGATGAACGTTTAAAAGGAAACTTTTTTGTTGGTTTTGCAATGGCGATGATTGGCATCTTTTTAATCAGCTATAATGGAAAGGCCAATTTTCAGCTAAATCCACTTGGAGATATGCTGGCAGCTGTCGCAACATTTGCGTGGGCAGCCTACTCCGTGCTGACAAAAAAGATCTCAAGCTATGGCTATCATCCAATCCAGACAACAAAAAGAGTATTCTTTTACGGACTGCTTCTTATGGTGCCAACATTGTTTTTCTTTGATTTCAAGCTTGAGCTTGCCAGGTTTGCTAATCCAATCTATCTATTCAATATTCTATTTCTTGGAATAGGAGCTTCTGCCGTCTGCTTCGTAACATGGAATACAGCTGTCAACATTCTTGGGGCAATAAAAACGAGTGTTTATATTTATATGGTACCTGTCATTACAGTCGTAGTGTCTATGCTTGTGCTGCACGAACAGCTGACAAAGCTGTCAGCATTGGGAATACTACTTACATTAGCAGGACTGGTTGTTTCAGAGGTGAAAATTACGATTAAGAAAAAAAGAGCATTGGGAAGCAGTGCAGTGAAATAA